GATTTCGTATTGTTGTCTCAGGTTTACCTTGAGCTCCCCAATGGTGAAGAATTAGCTCAAGCACTCTACTCTAAGGTAGGCCATTCTTGATATGCATCTagctctgtttttcttttcttttcttttctttgcgTTTGCTTTCCCTTCTTCTTTATGACTTCTTTGTCGCTATCAATGgtgttaaaattattaattgtttcTCCATTGATGTTAtgcctttttttttgcagggaGCCCAATATGTGATTTATTGGAAAAAAGTCTTCTCCAAATACGCAGCCTGTCATTTCCGCCATGCTCTGTTTTCAATCATACAAAGGTAATTATTTACTCAAACATCAAAACAAgccttcattttcttcttatttaatCTAAGTTATATTTGTCCCAATAGTCGTCTATAAATTTAGCTGTCAATGATGTGTTTGTTTCGGTAATGCAGTTCCTGCAGCGATACATGGGATGCGTTCCAGGTTGCAGAAGCATCTTTCCGTCTCTATTGTACGAGTAACAGTGACTTACTCTCTTCTGACATGAAccgtaaaataaattatgagaTGGGACCCTGTCCCTGCCTGCTTGGAGACCCTCCAAAAATTGATGTGGTTACACCGGGCGCCgatgaactagaagatgaaaaTTCATTAGAAAGTCTCCcgtcaataaatatatatgatgaagATGTAACCGTGAGATTTCTTTTGTGTGGGCCACCATGCACAGTGGTACGTGTTCTTGACCTTCTCGCATATTTTATGATGCTTAATCTAAGTACTTCTTTATGATATCCTCAGTCCCAAAGCTTTTTGCTATTTCAGGATACTTTCTTACTGGGATCTTTGGTGGATGGACTCAATGCTCTCTTGAGAATAGAAGTGAGTGTAGCTCCTTAGTTTATTGTCTTCCTTCTTAGTCATCAGTGGGCATACTAAAATGTGTGCATGTACATGTATTTAGTCCTTTTCAAAACATAACTTCATTATTTCATTGTTGCAGATGCGAGGAAGTAAGCTTCATAACCGTTCTAGGTATGTGTTTATTTGGCCTAGCAACCGTTCTGTGAATTTTTGCCTAAGGATTTAGTCGAAGACAtactttgtttattttaatattcttGCTTATCTGAATTAATACTGCAGTGCTCCAGCACCTCCTCTTCAAGCAGGGACATTTACTCGTGGTGTAGTCACCATGCGCTGTGATATCTCGACCTGTTCTTCAGCACACGTATCAATGCTGGTGTCTGGAAATGCGCAGACCTGTTTCAGTGATCAGGCAAGGGATTATATCTATTAAAAGCTGAGTTCTTCTCTGCATACATGTGCAATGggatttattattttcttatttttaaatcttagcTTTTGGAAAATCACATAAAACATGAGGTGGTCGAGAAGATTCAATTAGTCCACTCAGTGGTGAACTCAGAAGAAACAAAGCAGGTCTTCTCTGAGCCTCGGAAATCTGCCTCAATAGCTTGTGGGGCAAGTGTGTACGAAGTTTCGATGCAAGTTCCAACATGGGCTCTGCAGGTTAgtaatctctttttcttttttttttttgctcgcCTTAAATGTGTTATAGATAATGTCATTTATCTGATACACCATTCTTACCAAATTTCTTGACAATATTTAATCAGTTAGATTAGTGACAATTCAACTTTCCCAACTTCTTACTCAAGCTGTGGGATATCCCAGGACCATTTTACCTACGTTAttgcttttatttatatatatatatatatatatgatgattttACATTTAGAGTTGCTCACATTCTCTGTGGCTTCTGAGGAATTTGTGGGTTTCATGTGTTTTTATTTGCTGATGGTTAGCTAAGAAAACGTTAGCTTTTGCGTTTCGGCAGGTTTTAAGACAGCTGGCGCCTGATGTGTCATACCGCAGCTTGGTTGTCCTTGGAGTAGCCAGCATTCAGGGGTTGTCTGTTGCTTCCTTTGAAAAAGATGATGCACAACGTCTACTTTTCTTCTGCGGAAAACAGATCAGTGATACAACAAATCATGATGCTCTTCTATCCCAAATTCCTCACTGGTTAACGCCTCCTTTGCCAAGCAGAAAAAGATCCGAGCCATGCAGAGAAAATAAGGTACTGTTTAGGATACATAATGTTTGATTTAGACGTTCTTTGTGAGCTATATTAGTTGATATCAACTCTAATTTGGGTGAAGTTTTGTGGCCATTTTCATGGAACATATTACATCTTACTGATTTTGCATCCTTCGgggaaaaatatattacatcCAGGAAATGGAAAATGGACGACCTACATCGAAGAAAATCAACGTGGCTGCTCTGAGACCAATACCTCACACccgtcgacataagatgataccTTTCTCTGGTTACTCTGAAATTGGAAGGTTTGATGGTGACCACACCAAAGGAAGCTTGCCCATGCCTCCAAAGCATGGTGCATCAGGTGGTACTCCGGTAACTCACCGTAAAGCTTTTTCTGGTTCCTACCAGAGGAAGCAAATCATCTCACTGAACCCTCTGCCTCTCAAGAAGCACGACTGTGGAAGAGCGCATATTCAGATTTGCTCAGAGGTTTGCATCATTTTTCGTGGATTGTgaggttttaacttttaagccATTTGATATGCTTATTTCTTTGGGGCTTTTATGGATTCTGTCTCTGTTCAGGAGGAATTTCTAAGGGATGTGATGCAGTTTCTGGTAATACGAGGACATAGCCGGCTTGTTCCTCCTGGGGGCCTGGCGGAGTTTCCAGATGCTGTTCTCAACTCCAAACGGCTTGATCTGTTCAATCTGTACCGAGAGGTAGTTTACATTATGTTTTTGGTTTCAATCAAACCCAGACAGCATTATAGATTTGGTGAGGTaatgggattttttttttttttttttttggcaggttGTATCACGTGGAGGGTTCCACGTAGGGAATGGGATCAACTGGAAGGGACAAGTTTTCTCAAAGATGCGGAACCACACACTCACAAACAGAATGACTGtaaatgatttgatttttaatctcATCACTTGATTTATTCTTAAAATTCATGAATTTGGTCTTTAGAGACTAGCTTTGGGTTTATTATATGGCAGGGTGTTGGCAATACGCTGAAAAGACACTATGAGACGTATCTACTGGAGTATGAGTATGCTCATGATGATGTAGATGGAGAGTGTTGTTTAATATGTCGAAGGTACATTTAAGAACCAACCCTCTTTTTCTCTCAGACATCAGTAGAATACATGCTAACATTCTCCTTGCTTTTGGTTGAAACAGTAGCACTGCAGGTGACTGGGTGAACTGTGGATCGTGTGGAGAGTGGGCTCACTTCGGATGCGACAGAAGGCCAGGCCTCGGCGCCTTCAAGGTAACCAAACAAACACCCATGCACTCGTAACTATAGCATTAATGGCTTGAGTGTATGCATACTGATTGATGCTTATACTGATATAATATGACAGGATTATGCAAAAACGGATGGGTTGGAATATGTATGCCCAAACTGTAGTGTCTCTAATTACAGGAAGAAGTCTCAGAAGTCCTCTAATGGCTTGCTTGTCCCTTAGCTTCAGGTTTTTCTATTTGTTTGTACTTTTATTCGCTTTGGAGACCAAAATGATTGATTCCTCCTATGATATTTCACGAGTTATGCAATGAagtctttcttgtttttcttcttttcattctACTCCAAGCCTGTGCATTTTACTCTATATGCTGAGGAACAAGTATGAATTTGTAGAAtgaaatacataatttaaaaataggtAAAACAAGCCTTGAATATATTAATCAATGTAAAAGCTTACATGGTTCCAGAAAGAAACAATTGATATCAAGTGATGAGATTAGAAAGCTTACATGGTTCCACACACTTACATGTTACTTTAAAaaagttttgaatattttagacgaatatgaaaattaaaaaaagttatatactttttttttgtgcaatcgaatatgaaaaataaaagttttaaattttggtatttttttttttttgtgaagaggagaaaaatatatacaaagagTTGTTTCTAATGTGAATGGAGATCAATGGCGTGAACCAGCGTAGAAGTAGTGCAGTATACAATGGCTCAGCTGCTTTGGGTTGATCCACCATCCCAAGCAGTGCCGGTCTAGACCAATTTGGCACCTAAAGCATACCATAAAATTATGCCCCttaaatataactaattttactgtatttttaatatataatcaacatacatattattaaaacttaattagtatacaaaaataaatataaaacacaaaatattctTGCAAATTCATTTGATCAATTTTGAATAACCATGTTGCTGTCAGCTTGAATTCTTATTCCATTGACAATCATCCATTTGATTGATTCTTAGTTCAATTTTAgcatttttgttaaataaaaaacattaactGTATATTATAGCAATACACATGATCAAAATAACCTTGATATTAACAACAATTtcatttgagaaatgtctcacAGAATATCAGAGCatcatttatgatatttttcttttcaattttagaatttttgtaaaaaaatattaaaatttacagGAAAACAGAAGAACAGAGAAAAAGTGGTACACTGGATATTGAGAGAACCAAGATAAAAATATCtcctttaaaaataattaggaTTTAACTAGttacataatttattaataatatatcatctGATAcagttttgtaataaaaatatttaagtttgttAGGAAAGGAAACCAAATCGTCAAAGTCAAATCTTTATTACtacttttcaaaagaaaaataaagtaaCAGGGCGTCGAATCGGGCAAATTGGACGTGGCTTATCCAACTTGCCCGCTGGCGGGTTGGACTATGCTGGTTTGGTTGCTTTGGTGCTCGGGAATTGTGTGTTCGTGAGCTTTTATGATTCCTTCCGAGGAGCTTTGTAGTGTAATACTCTTAAAAATACGAAGCTTTAGTTTCCCGCATTCTTATTTCCTTTTAGAAAAGTTACTCGAGAATGTTCCGACATTGATGTCGTCATTACCAATTTTGACCCAACATCCATCGATGCTAACCTTTTAGACTTATGGATCACACGTAAATAAACATGTTACTACTCTAAAAGACCCAAAAAATCATCTTCTCATTGCTTCCTGGTACTGAGATATATGTACctgaaacacaagaaaaaaaatcagtaaaactaaaataataatgtagATGAAATCCAACACTTAGTCTAATGGTGATCAAATTCcctggcaacggcgccaaatttgttATGATGAAATTAACCTTCAAGCTACTATCTTAAATAAGAAGTTTGATGTAGTACTTGAGGATCAAATCCACATAGGCTCTATCTTTCACACAATAGACTTGAGTTTTAGATCAAGCTcgaaaacaatataaaaactagtaaagaaaacaataaataaatagaagtgTTTGTAAGATATTAGAAAAATCGAGAGATCTTGGtatttatcaatcaagagattcaaaactaaGATCAATAGATGTTATGAGTTTATTAAGTTCGTTTCTAGAATTCGAATGCAATAGTAAGATTTCAGCTCTCGCCGTCTGTCTTCTGATGCTTAAACCCATATCTTGCGCTCGCATAAATACAGAACGAGTGTCGATCAATACACGTCTAGTGCTGTCGATCAACACGTCTAGTGCTGTTGATCGACACATATTTCAAACAAGCATTAATGTTCAGATTGATAACATTCTACTAAATTCCTAGACCTACTTTCTATTGCTCCTAGGTATCTAATGTATCAGAGTTCGGGTTtcgttaattgattgcactctCGTGCTTCTCAATcgtcctatgattctaggttcaaatAATTAGTCACAATCTAGTTTTATTCCAACTACtctagatcctagtattacaaacCGCTCTGGGGTAGAATTTTATGAACAACCCCAACAATCCTAAATCTAACAGGTGATCTACTCAGACATGATAACATAAACACAAATCATAAACTGAATagaaataatatgtaaaaccaatggagttccaatcaattTCTGAAGGAGAATTGATTTTCTCTCCAAACCATAGAGAAAacctaaaataaaacaataaaacaaagcagaaccgtcaacaatggcttagaaaactaTAAAAACTAGGTATCAAGTAGTCCATGGGCAATTTTGTAACTTGTGGTGACTACTGGGCTTAAGCCGGTCATGAATTAGACTCGAACCGTCTTCTCGCTTCTGTGTTTGATGGACACCAAGGTATTTGTCTCAATCGACACTCCTTCATATCTTGACAACTTTCTCCCGCGAGTCAGATGTACCACTCTTTAgcaaaacgggcataactttaGATCTAACCATTAGATatacctcaaaccggtggcattgaaAATCTAACGCAAAtatatatcttgtgtcaaaatatgcGCTCAATTTCACCATGGGAAGGCTTCCATCTATAGCTAAACTTCTGAAGCGTCtatgcagttctgcacctcaaaaagCTCCAGAATCTCTAAAGTTATCCAAAATACACATGAACCTCAAATTACTCTAAAACAGAATCCAAACATATATAATAGACTCAATAAAGGACATATAACATGGTCTAAATGTCTTAAAATCCATGGAATATCTGAAAGCTCAAATGCACTGAATGCAATGGAATTGGATACAATATATTAGAATTCCCGAGccttcaaaaaagaaaagaaagatatCTTTTATGCTTCAGTGATACTGAATATCAGGATGATCAACAAGTTGAGGAATTGTTGCTGAATTTTATAGCTCTTATGGCGCTAGAAGAATCATTACATGAAAGTGATAGCTCAGATTCGTATAATGAGAAGGAAGTAGATGTTAAAAAGCAGCACCGAGAACTGTATGAACaatgagtcaaattaagccaaGAGAACCTACAAATTATGAAGGACAGCTATGCTAAATCCTCTGCCAACGTCTTATAAATTGATCAACACTCATCCAGTAATAAAGAGAAGGATATTTCAGATCAAGACTCAACAGGGAAGATAAGTGCTGATATTACCCATTATCTATATGAGgttaaaactaaaaactagaTTCTCGAGGATAGTTGCTAAAATGTTGAAAGCATACACTGAAGAACAAACCAAAACTCACTTTCTAGAGTAGAATCTAAGTGATAATCATAAGAAAATTCATATGATGAGCACATGTTTTAAACGTCATTATCAATTGCTGACTATATGATAAATACCTAAGGCTAACATGGGTTTGGGTTACAACGAAGCATCATCTTCAAATCTAGACACTACATTCATTGTATCTGCTAAAACAAGACTCAAGAAACCCGTGAATACTATCAAGAAAAATACTGATAATGTGGTCAACAGATCAATGCACATGAGCAAAATCCAATGAAACAAAAAGGATGTAGTATGTGCAGAAAGACAGGTCACAAAAACCCTTCTTGCTATATGTTCTTGAGAAAATCTGTCAGACATGGAGATCTGGAAAATGCTTTCTAGAACGAAGTTGGTTTGGAAAAATATGGATCACCAAGAATGACATATATCCAACATTTGACAAATGACAGATTTTCTCTAATCATTTGTATAATCATGTTTTTATCACATAGTTCCAAGATAAGAGTGAAGATTTTGTGGAAccttgatatcactcaaattatcccaATGACtgatttttactctctcaaataagaggtacaatcgtagtacttagggatcaaatcaaCAAGGAACTAGGACACACAATATATCATAATCATTAAGCTAGGCACACATAGTAAATAAGTAAACAGCAGAGGCGAACAACGTAGTTTTTCagttgattgattgattaaGGTTGTAAACAATTATGAGAAAACAATTAGATCTAAGGTTTCacgtaatcaggattataatgctATAGAAtgctgataccactcaaattaccctaaggagtgttactctcatcaaaagaggttcagatgtagtacttagggatcgaatccataaggagctagggaacaattaaatctagtgtttattaattctaagagttgtaaatgtttaaatgaaatagcaatagaaacaagcgaagtaaatagtaaatgtaacttggttggaaatgatattagatgcagggccactattcaggtgttatagattataatatctatagatgcctattttttgcatgcatgatatgttagagctcaaccgcttaactcagtgatcagctgtcgcatgtttcactggttaacaggctagatctcgtgtctcaacggttagtatgttgacaacgagagagtgtcgatcgatagtcctattgggacgtcgaccgatacacctttgcctacgtcgaccgatagtcagttgaggacatcgatcgacgggattctagccaggcctatgcgcgagtatgatatgccctattcggatactaaattggcggttagccctctctagcagtcctaatatgatagatagatgtcaggatgggataacaagggtgcttgagtgtgcaatcctatgatcaagttctagttagcaaggctaaaacaagcaatgaatacaaatctatcatgaatatcacaacaaggtagatctatagtttggggctaatcccacaaacctatctgaaccctggatctaataagtgaactactcagatatagcaaagcaattcataacaatgaagaaatagaaattcatagtatagatgaaaagaaataaaaacaaggagttccaatcacaagtgatcttctctccaaaactctctcttctctctcaaagtgaaactgtaacaaaaagctctctctgccgtcaaaacacttaggcagtatataatctactaggttaaaaactcgtcagggcattttcgtaatttggcttggccttgggttttaagtctgctggatccaaaatgtcaCGTGTctaatgtctcgacatcgatcgatggtacttgtgtacatcgattgatattaatcttcatctgtcgaggcatctcttggtgtcgatcgacagtactgatacgcatcgatcgattgttctccctctcgtcgacctctacatggtcagctcaggtgaaatgtcctttaagctccaaagtgctccaaagtcatagctttactccgaaatgcacctgaacctgaaaacatacctagaagagtagaaaacatagatatatatatatatatatatatatatatatatatatatatatatatatatatatagaaaaacacttatataccatggatgaaaacgggtcaaatccaaggtatatcaactcccccagacttacccttttgcttgtcctcaagcaaaacatataggcagtctctctgaaagaggtttgaaaatattagggacttcagattttaaagcatagaaatcttttcctcaacaattttgcaaccacatttaaaaagttctaatcacagaagcacactatgcaatatcctaacttagcaaccatttctaatataacacaactcatcaattcacgtctgacatcccctctactgacttcatttcttagcataaatataaagtgaatgctttaccttagGAGTATCGATCATacgatgcaaggatttcagacaggtatctggagctgcaggtaaaagttagttcctagtttctctctctctaattttctctcttgagtcaaagtctacttccattgcaggatcagtgaccaagattggacaggcttccatgaatcaaaacttaatggtggttgccaccaagttctgttcacttctttttgacctatatccaagagttctttgcgaaagcgagccttgaagattgccgcctccaagtcccatttcgaactcttttattggagtctttatgaatcaagccttaatggttttagctaccaagtcctgttcagactcatcctaagtaaacaatagatcttatttttattatttttttttattattatttttaaatagaactCACTAACTattctagggtcgaaatttagagagagaaaatgtgataaataatctacacaaggtgttaccttccagacctgtctgaagaatccgatcccatgtataccaagctccaagacaaacggttatgtcaggtttagtgttggaaatcagctttggttacttcatacgttTCAAGGCAaatgtgtagttgataggttgatctgctttagcatctatagtgctatctgcaatcagtaaatctaaaatggtgctaaagattggttagatattcaagtttaaatcaatataaaattatagtcctattttcaatagctaagcataatttattcaaattccttttatataagaataaaataaattatatcagtaaatcttcccctagacttaaattacactgtcccagtgtaactcagccggagttatgatggAATAGTtcatgatgtacgaaatgtaacaagtagggaagatacatctgaccggagtagatat
This genomic interval from Brassica napus cultivar Da-Ae chromosome A6, Da-Ae, whole genome shotgun sequence contains the following:
- the LOC111198785 gene encoding AT-rich interactive domain-containing protein 4; amino-acid sequence: MMFHAQSRCNVLAVVSGEHCDNQKGEAHQPRYPFPDLSSSGRLKFQVLNNPTTEEFQVAINSSAPDIVYLQGEQSGDTDQVGPLAFRYADFSTPDALFTLFGSSIPTTVYLELPNGEELAQALYSKGAQYVIYWKKVFSKYAACHFRHALFSIIQSSCSDTWDAFQVAEASFRLYCTSNSDLLSSDMNRKINYEMGPCPCLLGDPPKIDVVTPGADELEDENSLESLPSINIYDEDVTVRFLLCGPPCTVDTFLLGSLVDGLNALLRIEMRGSKLHNRSSAPAPPLQAGTFTRGVVTMRCDISTCSSAHVSMLVSGNAQTCFSDQLLENHIKHEVVEKIQLVHSVVNSEETKQVFSEPRKSASIACGASVYEVSMQVPTWALQVLRQLAPDVSYRSLVVLGVASIQGLSVASFEKDDAQRLLFFCGKQISDTTNHDALLSQIPHWLTPPLPSRKRSEPCRENKEMENGRPTSKKINVAALRPIPHTRRHKMIPFSGYSEIGRFDGDHTKGSLPMPPKHGASGGTPVTHRKAFSGSYQRKQIISLNPLPLKKHDCGRAHIQICSEEEFLRDVMQFLVIRGHSRLVPPGGLAEFPDAVLNSKRLDLFNLYREVVSRGGFHVGNGINWKGQVFSKMRNHTLTNRMTGVGNTLKRHYETYLLEYEYAHDDVDGECCLICRSSTAGDWVNCGSCGEWAHFGCDRRPGLGAFKDYAKTDGLEYVCPNCSVSNYRKKSQKSSNGLLVP